Proteins co-encoded in one Salvia splendens isolate huo1 chromosome 4, SspV2, whole genome shotgun sequence genomic window:
- the LOC121799593 gene encoding norbelladine synthase-like — protein MYGTISDEKTVDVPAADAWKLYSTLQLAKVVEEALPGFISRIDVVQGDGGAGTILELVFPPGIEGGLKSYKEKFTVVDHEKRVKETEVVEGGYLDLGFTLYRVRFEVIEVEGNEKQCITRSTIEYELKEEAAANVALVSIQPLTAIMQLSAQYLLRNNGN, from the exons ATGTACGGAACAATCTCCGATGAGAAGACGGTTGACGTACCAGCAGCCGATGCGTGGAAGCTCTACAGCACTCTCCAGCTCGCCAAAGTGGTGGAAGAAGCCCTCCCCGGCTTCATCAGCCGCATCGACGTCGTCCAAGGCGACGGCGGCGCTGGCACCATTCTCGAGCTCGTTTTCCCTCCAG GTATTGAAGGGGGATTGAAGTCGTACAAGGAGAAATTCACGGTGGTGGATCACGAGAAGCGTGTGAAGGAGACGGAGGTAGTGGAAGGGGGATATCTGGATCTAGGGTTCACACTGTATCGGGTgagattcgaagtgatagaggtggaggGAAACGAGAAGCAGTGTATAACTCGATCTACGATCGAATACGAGCTTAAGGAAGAGGCCGCAGCGAATGTTGCGCTCGTTTCCATTCAACCACTCACTGCCATCATGCAACTCTCTGCTCAATATTTGCTCCGCAACAATGGCAATTGA
- the LOC121801338 gene encoding uncharacterized protein LOC121801338 translates to MWIAVISGLIIYLIVKLFLYEDDTLLDLSSSHFSALFTVAKRLEKLYHGSKVYIGLQIPDTDSASRQNIDLVLVTQEGAMVITVKNISGFVSTDKDGNWVCTDGKHHKTEVISNPVPETKRLIPILEEYLEQRGVSLPEGYFSAKVICPNPKFSSIDSDSFPAEVITYDQWKILKPGQRSLYSGWIKGVFGGKDKTQHSFYDQLNSALSTAPISDRLELKGNKYVLGEFIEFKGKEEDLHSLRKIKRSKISQLSVQKISMFGLAHSTVQVLFAPRDYRADGSSKASSHWEEVTVRSSTEVVFQPLNSTKPHKYKLSSVISMSLSA, encoded by the exons ATGTGGATTGCTGTGATAAGCGGTTTGATTATATACCTTATAGTGAAGCTCTTCCTCTACGAGGACGACACACTCCTCGATCTCTCCTCTTCCCACTTCAGCGCCCTCTTCACCGTCGCCAAAag GCTGGAAAAGCTTTATCATGGAAGCAAAGTCTACATTGGCCTCCAAATTCCGGACACCGATTCCGCTTCTCGCCAGAATATTGACCTTGTTCTCGTTACACAAGA GGGTGCTATGGTGATTACTGTGAAGAATATATCCGGATTTGTGTCCACTGATAAGGATGGAAATTGGGTTTGCACTGATGGGAAGCACCATAAAACTGAAGTGATTTCTAATCCT GTACCTGAAACCAAGCGATTGATTCCCATCCTTGAAGAATATCTTGAACAAAGAGGAGTTTCTCTTCCAGAGGGATATTTTTCTGCTAAAGTGATATGTCCTAACCCGAAATTTAG TTCCATTGATTCAGATTCATTTCCAGCTGAGGTCATCACTTATGATCAATGGAAAATTTTAAAACCTGGGCAGAGAAGTCTGTATTCTGGATGGATCAAAGGTGTATTTGGTGGCAAGGATAAAACACAGCACTCATTCTATGATCAGCTTAATTCGGCCCTCAGCACTGCCCCTATATCAGATAG GCTAGAGCTCAAAGGAAACAAATATGTTCTAGGAGAATTTATTGAATtcaaagggaaagaagaagaccTACATAGTTTGAGAAAGATCAAAAGGTCTAAGATTAGTCAGCTGAGCGTTCAGAAGATAAGCATGTTTGGTTTGG CTCATTCAACTGTCCAAGTTTTGTTTGCACCCCGTGATTATCGTGCTGATGGGTCTTCAAAGGCATCATCACATTGGGAAGAGGTGACTGTCAGATCTAGCACGGAGGTAGTTTTTCAACCGCTGAATTCTACAAAACCGCACAAGTACAAGCTGTCTTCAGTGATTTCCATGTCACTGAGTGCCTGA
- the LOC121798371 gene encoding WEB family protein At3g02930, chloroplastic-like gives MSTKPKSAVSGAPAKVSVATTRVSKTSSRGAVKSNADAASPLQSSRLSVDRSPRSVPSKPAVDRRSPKLPTPPEKKVARVSKQSEVQPELSIAKEELKKAEEKLILVQNEKEKALDDLKETRRLAEEANEKLREALITQKRAEENSEIEKFRAVEMEQAGIEAAQRNEEERQKELETVKEQHAADVAALLSATQEIQKVKEELAQIIDAKDQALQHVEDATKIAEAHARKVEALSAELAHMKSVLDSRVEMEASEKDKFVSELKSEIVSLNQQLKKAEMLEENLAEKEAIIEQLNVDLEAAKMAESYARNLVDELQEKVEELSSQAEQAKRLERSASESLKSVIKQLEGSNDSLHDAESQIGSLKEKVVLLEISIDRQKRDLEESDILLELAKEEASKMAKKVESLRSELETLKEEKSHSLNNEKLAAENVQTLLEEKNKLINELGNSRDEEEKSKRALESLASALHEVSSEARDAKEKLLSFQVEHENYESQIEDLKLILKGTNEKYESMLGDARKEIEALTNSVEQSKHDHQNSRAEWEQRELHSMNSIKKSEEEKSSVESEINRLVNLLKMAEEEACATREEEEWWKNSFKEAESEAMYLKEVLGEAKEESMRLKEGLMDKENELQNILQENDELRKREASSLKKIEELSKLLEEAPAQKHEEENGELTDSEKDYDMLPKVVEFYEQNGTGEVKPKVENQSQETELPAPAKETPHEVHDVINDEFVQTASKKENLKVKVKENELEKGSDDATVVDLKMWDNCNIEEKDYSPEGEGETEQESFEDEVEHKAEGTDSHEQANNGGSSPMKQNGLKKKKKPLLHKFGSLLKKKGTANQK, from the exons ATGTCTACCAAGCCAAA ATCTGCTGTCTCTGGAGCTCCGGCTAAAGTATCAGTGGCAACTACTCGTGTGAGCAAGACTAGCAGCAGGGGAGCAGTTAAATCCAATGCGGATGCTGCTTCTCCCTTGCAAAGTTCTCGCCTCTCGGTTGATCGCTCCCCGAGATCTGTTCCATCGAAGCCTGCAGTCGACCGCCGCTCTCCCAAACTCCCCACTCCGCCTGAA AAAAAGGTGGCTCGTGTTTCAAAACAGTCTGAAGTCCAGCCTGAACTGAGTATAGCTAAGGAAGAACTTAAGAAGGCTGAGGAGAAGCTGATTTTGGTTCAGAATGAAAAAGAGAAGGCTCTTGATGATCTGAAAGAAACCCGGAGATTGGCTGAGGAAGCAAATGAGAAGCTCCGGGAGGCATTGATTACACAGAAACGAGCAGAAGAGAATTCTGAGATTGAAAAGTTTCGAGCAGTTGAAATGGAGCAGGCAGGCATTGAAGCTGCTCAAAGAAATGAGGAGGAACGGCAGAAAGAGCTTGAAACGGTTAAAGAACAGCATGCGGCGGATGTTGCTGCTCTTCTATCTGCCACTCAGGAAATTCAGAAGGTGAAGGAAGAACTGGCCCAAATAATTGATGCAAAAGACCAGGCACTGCAGCATGTTGAAGATGCAACAAAAATAGCAGAGGCGCATGCCCGAAAGGTTGAAGCTCTTTCGGCTGAGTTGGCCCATATGAAATCTGTGCTTGATTCTAGAGTCGAAATGGAGGCAAGTGAAAAAGATAAGTTTGTATCAGAACTGAAATCAGAGATAGTTTCCCTGAACCAACAGCTTAAAAAGGCTGAAATGTTGGAGGAGAATTTGGCAGAAAAAGAGGCTATCATAGAGCAACTTAATGTTGACCTCGAGGCTGCAAAAATGGCCGAGTCTTATGCTCGTAACCTGGTGGATGAGTTGCAAGAAAAAGTTGAGGAATTATCATCACAAGCTGAGCAAGCAAAGAGATTGGAGAGATCTGCGTCAGAATCACTGAAATCTGTGATAAAACAACTTGAAGGAAGTAATGATTCATTGCATGATGCCGAATCACAGATTGGATCGCTCAAGGAGAAGGTAGTCTTGCTGGAAATCTCTATCGACAGGCAGAAAAGGGATCTAGAGGAGTCAGATATCCTCCTTGAACTGGCTAAAGAAGAAGCTTCCAAAATGGCAAAGAAGGTTGAATCTCTGAGGTCTGAGCTTGAGAccttaaaagaagaaaaatctCACTCTTTAAACAATGAGAAACTTGCAGCTGAAAATGTCCAAACTCTGTTGGAAGAGAAAAATAAACTCATTAATGAGTTGGGAAATTCAAGAGACGAGGAAGAAAAAAGCAAGAGGGCATTAGAAAGTCTAGCTTCAGCATTGCATGAAGTTTCTTCAGAAGCAAGAGATGCCAAAGAAAAGCTGTTGTCTTTTCAAGTTGAGCACGAAAACTATGAAAGTCAGATAGAGGATCTGAAGTTGATTCTCAAAGGAACAAACGAGAAGTATGAAAGCATGCTTGGTGATGCCAGGAAAGAAATTGAAGCTCTGACAAATTCAGTCGAACAGTCCAAGCATGATCATCAGAACTCAAGAGCCGAGTGGGAGCAGAGGGAGCTTCATTCGATGAACTCTATCAAGAAATCTGAAGAGGAGAAATCTTCTGTGGAAAGTGAAATCAACAGGCTGGTTAATCTGCTAAAAATGGCGGAGGAAGAAGCTTGTGCCACAAGAGAGGAGGAGGAATGGTGGAAAAATTCGTTCAAAGAAGCTGAATCAGAAGCCATGTACCTAAAGGAAGTCCTTGGTGAAGCAAAGGAGGAGAGCATGAGATTGAAAGAGGGTTTGATGGACAAGGAAAATGAACTGCAGAATATTCTTCAGGAAAATGATGAGCTGCGGAAAAGGGAAGCTTCTTCTTTAAAGAAGATTGAGGAGTTATCTAAACTGCTTGAAGAAGCTCCGGCTCAGAAGCATGAGGAGGAAAATGGAGAGCTCACAGACAGCGAAAAAGATTACGACATGCTCCCAAAAGTGGTCGAGTTTTATGAACAAAATGGCACCGGAGAAGTGAAGCCTAAGGTGGAAAACCAATCTCAGGAGACAGAGCTACCAGCACCTGCAAAGGAGACGCCACATGAAGTTCATGATGTTATTAATGATGAATTTGTTCAGACTGCTTCAAAGAAGGAAAATTTGAAAGtcaaagtaaaagaaaatgagTTAGAGAAGGGCAGTGATGATGCTACAGTAGTTGATCTTAAAATGTGGGATAATTGCAACATTGAAGAAAAAGACTACTCTCcagaaggagagggagagacAGAGCAGGAATCCTTCGAGGACGAAGTGGAACACAAAGCCGAGGGCACAGACAGCCACGAGCAGGCTAACAATGGCGGAAGCTCGCCAATGAAGCAAAACGggctgaagaagaagaagaaaccgTTGCTTCATAAATTCGGGAGCCTACTGAAGAAGAAGGGCACGGCCAATCAGAAGTAA